The following are from one region of the Simiduia agarivorans SA1 = DSM 21679 genome:
- a CDS encoding efflux RND transporter periplasmic adaptor subunit, protein MALAKLKDKRVYLPIAIIAGGIVAMIGLSSMKQPPEEKAPEDIAPLVKVQPVVMEPMALTVHSQGLVTPKYQTQLVAQVGGTISYVAPEFQRGGFIKEGQVLARIEDADYRALVVEAQANLASAQAGLEQEMALGAVARDEWSRIKDRKPTALSLREPQLAQEKARVKAAEAALTRAQKNLERTEIRAPYHALVAAREVGLGTYVNPGSQIGELLSVSQAEVRLPVADNQLRFLIDQGLNSDVRLVGDLEGQKAEWTAKIVRTEGVIDDQSRMAYLVAELINPYGLQVPGKDDKVLNQTTHHPLRFGSYVKAEIAGMSLEQAALIPRHLVVEGKVPVLAEDKTLHFKPVQIVREQGTHVVVTEGVAHNDQLIVSALAYPVEGMKLRLPGEIAEPETKNDNPEALAGKAE, encoded by the coding sequence GTGGCCCTAGCAAAGCTGAAGGATAAGCGGGTTTATCTGCCCATCGCCATTATTGCCGGCGGCATCGTCGCCATGATTGGCTTGTCCAGCATGAAACAGCCCCCGGAAGAAAAGGCGCCGGAGGACATTGCTCCGCTGGTTAAGGTTCAGCCCGTGGTCATGGAGCCCATGGCGTTGACCGTTCATTCACAGGGATTGGTAACGCCAAAGTACCAGACCCAGTTGGTGGCACAGGTGGGTGGCACGATCAGCTACGTGGCGCCGGAGTTTCAGCGGGGTGGATTTATCAAGGAAGGCCAGGTGCTGGCGCGCATTGAGGACGCAGACTATCGCGCCCTGGTGGTAGAAGCCCAGGCCAATCTGGCATCGGCGCAGGCGGGGCTTGAACAGGAGATGGCCTTGGGCGCGGTTGCACGCGACGAGTGGAGCCGGATCAAAGATCGCAAGCCAACCGCCTTGAGCTTGCGCGAACCCCAACTGGCTCAGGAAAAAGCGCGGGTCAAAGCGGCGGAAGCGGCACTGACTCGCGCACAGAAAAACCTCGAGCGCACCGAAATTCGCGCGCCTTACCATGCCTTGGTGGCTGCGCGCGAAGTGGGTCTGGGTACCTATGTGAATCCCGGCAGCCAGATCGGCGAATTGTTGTCCGTGTCGCAGGCCGAAGTGCGCTTGCCAGTGGCGGACAACCAGCTGCGCTTCCTGATTGATCAGGGGCTCAATTCCGACGTCCGTCTGGTGGGCGACCTGGAAGGCCAGAAAGCGGAATGGACCGCCAAAATTGTACGCACGGAAGGCGTCATAGACGACCAAAGCCGCATGGCCTACCTGGTGGCCGAGCTGATTAACCCTTACGGTCTGCAAGTGCCTGGCAAAGACGACAAAGTTCTCAATCAAACGACGCATCATCCGCTGCGCTTTGGCAGCTATGTGAAGGCCGAGATTGCCGGTATGTCTTTGGAGCAGGCCGCGTTGATTCCCCGCCACCTGGTTGTAGAAGGCAAAGTGCCGGTGCTGGCCGAAGACAAAACGCTGCATTTCAAACCAGTGCAGATTGTGCGCGAACAGGGCACTCATGTCGTGGTGACCGAGGGTGTTGCGCACAATGATCAACTCATAGTGTCTGCTCTGGCGTATCCGGTAGAGGGTATGAAGTTGCGCCTGCCCGGTGAGATTGCCGAGCCA
- the dinG gene encoding ATP-dependent DNA helicase DinG: MLDAGLKKTIQAAYSQFLEARELKPRYGQKLMIAEIARTLGGIRLNDDEEREGEGHVCVVEAGTGTGKTVAYLLAAIPAARFLGKKLVISTATVALQEQIINKDLPDVKRHSGLNFSFALAKGRGRYLCLSKLDRILSDVDAANNSDKALYEDEYPQVDEQALTIYQSMMDAMAANKWAGDKDEWHEELAADVWGRVTTDHRQCTGRRCSNVSSCSFIKSRDSLGSFDVIVANHDLVLADLALGGGAILPAPEDAIYVFDEGHHLPDKALNHFAAHSRLIGSMKWIEQVNKVHGAMLGEVSGAGNIDRFGEQLPAALGDCKRNLELVYPMVTQLAERIEDPERSPRYRFEQGIVPEAMMDVAVQLKIGFERLTELLGKISRELEQSLESNDCDVPKVDLENWFPQVGLWLARAEAALSLWASYAEPQVADALPKARWITLVDFGGSLDYEICSSPILAAKTLEYSLWRRCCGAVVTSATLTALGRFDRLKMRAGTPDDASYAVVPSPFDFSRGELRIPDSASDASDSINHTLGLIDALPDLLDSAKGSLVLFASRRQMLDVYDGLPVALRDKILVQGDKSKQEMLNQHKARIEKGEASILFGLASFAEGVDLPGGYCEHVIIAKIPFAVPDDPVEASLSEWIEARGGNPFMEITVPDAAMKLVQACGRLLRAESDAGAITIMDNRLLTRRYGKAILNSLPPFNRAR, from the coding sequence ATGCTCGACGCCGGATTGAAAAAAACCATTCAAGCCGCTTATAGCCAGTTTCTGGAAGCCCGGGAACTCAAGCCCCGCTATGGTCAGAAGCTGATGATTGCCGAAATCGCGCGCACGCTCGGGGGCATCCGGCTGAATGACGACGAAGAGCGCGAGGGTGAAGGCCATGTGTGCGTGGTGGAGGCGGGCACCGGCACGGGCAAAACGGTGGCCTATTTGCTGGCGGCGATTCCGGCGGCAAGGTTCCTCGGCAAGAAATTGGTGATCTCCACCGCCACCGTGGCGTTGCAGGAGCAGATCATCAACAAGGATCTGCCGGATGTGAAACGCCATTCCGGGCTGAATTTCAGTTTTGCGTTGGCCAAGGGCCGCGGGCGCTATCTGTGTTTGTCCAAATTGGACCGCATTCTTTCCGATGTGGACGCGGCCAACAACAGCGACAAAGCCCTGTACGAAGATGAATACCCGCAGGTGGATGAGCAGGCGCTCACCATCTATCAGTCCATGATGGATGCCATGGCGGCCAACAAATGGGCGGGTGATAAAGACGAGTGGCATGAAGAGCTGGCCGCGGATGTATGGGGCCGGGTCACCACCGACCACCGCCAGTGCACCGGTCGCCGCTGTTCCAACGTGAGCAGCTGCAGTTTTATCAAATCGCGCGATTCGCTCGGCAGTTTTGACGTGATTGTGGCCAACCATGATCTGGTGTTGGCGGATCTGGCGCTCGGTGGGGGTGCCATTCTGCCGGCGCCTGAAGACGCCATCTACGTGTTTGACGAAGGTCATCACCTGCCCGATAAAGCCCTCAATCATTTTGCTGCGCACAGCCGGTTAATCGGCAGCATGAAATGGATCGAGCAGGTGAATAAGGTGCACGGGGCCATGTTGGGCGAGGTGAGTGGCGCTGGCAACATCGATCGGTTTGGCGAGCAGTTGCCCGCGGCACTGGGCGATTGCAAGCGCAATCTCGAGCTGGTCTACCCCATGGTGACCCAGTTGGCCGAGCGCATTGAAGACCCGGAGCGATCGCCCCGCTACCGGTTTGAGCAGGGTATCGTGCCCGAGGCCATGATGGACGTGGCCGTGCAATTGAAAATCGGCTTCGAGCGGTTGACCGAATTACTCGGCAAAATCAGCCGCGAGCTGGAGCAGTCGCTGGAATCCAACGATTGCGATGTGCCCAAGGTGGACCTGGAAAACTGGTTCCCGCAGGTGGGCCTGTGGCTCGCCCGCGCCGAAGCGGCACTGTCGCTCTGGGCCAGCTATGCCGAACCGCAGGTGGCCGATGCGTTGCCCAAAGCGCGCTGGATTACCCTGGTGGATTTTGGTGGCAGCCTGGATTACGAAATCTGTTCCAGCCCCATCCTGGCCGCCAAAACCCTGGAGTACAGTTTATGGCGCCGTTGCTGCGGGGCGGTGGTGACCTCGGCCACGCTCACCGCGCTTGGCCGGTTCGACCGCCTTAAAATGCGCGCCGGCACACCCGACGATGCCAGTTATGCGGTGGTGCCCAGTCCGTTTGATTTTTCCCGGGGCGAGCTGCGCATCCCCGATTCGGCCAGCGATGCCAGCGACAGCATCAACCACACACTCGGGTTGATTGACGCCTTGCCGGATTTGCTCGATTCCGCCAAAGGCAGCCTGGTGCTGTTTGCCTCCCGCCGGCAGATGCTGGATGTGTACGATGGCCTGCCAGTGGCGTTGCGCGACAAGATTCTGGTGCAGGGCGATAAGTCCAAACAGGAAATGCTCAATCAGCACAAAGCCCGTATCGAAAAGGGCGAGGCCAGTATTCTGTTTGGTCTGGCGAGCTTCGCCGAGGGCGTGGATCTGCCCGGTGGCTATTGCGAACACGTGATCATCGCCAAGATACCCTTCGCCGTACCCGATGATCCGGTGGAAGCCTCCCTGTCGGAATGGATTGAAGCCCGGGGTGGCAATCCCTTCATGGAAATCACCGTGCCCGACGCGGCCATGAAACTGGTGCAGGCCTGCGGCCGCCTGTTGCGGGCAGAGTCCGATGCCGGCGCCATTACCATCATGGATAACCGCTTGCTGACAAGGCGTTACGGCAAAGCGATTCTGAATTCTTTACCGCCATTTAACCGGGCCCGCTGA
- a CDS encoding 1-acyl-sn-glycerol-3-phosphate acyltransferase, producing the protein MSDFDDIRPYRDDEVAPTLARIVDNPELHSAIAALFYPRLSRLAGWALKPLVKRKLQQQFAGIDTVDGLQELVSKYLRAMLDEQSRGVSFSGLESLDRNQAYLFTSNHRDIAMDPAMVNWVLYINEFQTLQIAIGDNLLTKPYVSDIMRLNKSFIVNRSAKAPREKLKAAKYLSSYIHHVVREEKSNVWIAQREGRAKDGRDKTNPAVISMFALNRPKPQPLSEYIAELNLVPVSISYEWDPCDIAKSRELYMLQTEGSYQKGEHEDVESIAQGIKGYKGAIHLAFGNVIKGDYESTDAVAAEVDRQILSNYFLHASNCMAYTMLTGRVPDVIFGTEGKRFDPAQHPCVKKELERRVQGMPDLQRDLLLGIYANPVHARLDAGH; encoded by the coding sequence ATGAGTGATTTTGACGACATCCGTCCCTACCGCGACGATGAGGTAGCCCCCACCCTGGCCCGGATTGTAGATAACCCGGAACTGCACAGCGCCATTGCTGCCCTGTTTTACCCGCGCCTGAGCCGCCTTGCCGGTTGGGCGCTCAAGCCCCTGGTCAAGCGCAAGCTGCAGCAACAGTTCGCCGGTATCGATACCGTGGATGGCCTGCAGGAGCTGGTGTCCAAATACCTGCGTGCCATGCTGGATGAACAGTCCCGCGGCGTCAGCTTCAGCGGCCTGGAATCGCTGGATCGCAATCAGGCCTATCTGTTTACCAGTAACCACCGCGACATCGCCATGGACCCCGCCATGGTGAACTGGGTGCTCTACATCAACGAGTTCCAGACCCTGCAGATTGCCATTGGCGACAACTTGCTCACCAAGCCCTATGTGTCGGACATTATGCGGCTGAACAAGTCGTTTATCGTTAACCGCTCGGCCAAGGCCCCGCGCGAGAAACTGAAAGCAGCCAAATACCTGTCTTCCTACATTCACCACGTGGTGCGGGAAGAAAAATCCAATGTGTGGATAGCCCAGCGCGAAGGCCGGGCCAAAGACGGGCGCGATAAGACCAACCCGGCAGTGATCAGCATGTTTGCACTTAATCGCCCTAAGCCGCAGCCACTGAGTGAATACATTGCCGAGCTGAATCTGGTGCCGGTTTCCATTTCTTACGAGTGGGACCCATGCGACATAGCCAAAAGCCGCGAGCTTTACATGTTGCAAACCGAAGGCAGCTATCAGAAGGGCGAACATGAGGACGTGGAGTCTATCGCCCAGGGTATCAAGGGTTACAAAGGTGCCATTCACCTGGCCTTTGGTAACGTCATCAAGGGTGATTATGAATCCACCGATGCCGTTGCTGCCGAAGTGGACCGCCAGATCCTGTCCAATTACTTTCTTCACGCCAGCAATTGCATGGCCTATACCATGCTCACCGGCCGCGTGCCCGATGTGATTTTCGGCACCGAAGGCAAGCGTTTCGACCCGGCGCAACACCCCTGCGTGAAAAAGGAGCTGGAGCGCAGGGTGCAGGGGATGCCGGATTTGCAGCGGGATTTGTTATTGGGAATCTACGCCAACCCGGTACATGCGCGATTGGACGCCGGTCACTGA
- a CDS encoding YchJ family protein — protein sequence MLVESCPCCSGKSYAACCGPIHAGGAAASPETLMRSRFAAHALGLFDYILASWSDEARPAVDQAGLRDWLAAAQFGHLRVIAAQDDWVEFECWYKQNDQLEQLHDRSYFVHEHGHWRYHRSEAPRSKPSVPGRNDPCPCGSGKKHKKCCG from the coding sequence ATGCTAGTTGAAAGCTGCCCTTGTTGTAGCGGCAAGTCTTACGCCGCGTGTTGCGGCCCCATTCATGCGGGCGGGGCCGCCGCCAGCCCCGAGACCCTGATGCGCTCGCGCTTTGCGGCGCATGCCCTGGGGTTATTTGATTACATTCTCGCGAGCTGGTCCGATGAGGCGCGCCCCGCGGTGGATCAGGCTGGCCTGCGTGATTGGCTGGCGGCCGCACAATTTGGTCACTTGCGGGTCATTGCGGCACAGGATGACTGGGTGGAATTTGAATGCTGGTACAAGCAAAACGATCAACTGGAGCAACTGCACGACCGCTCCTACTTTGTTCACGAGCACGGCCATTGGCGTTATCACCGCTCCGAGGCCCCGCGTAGCAAACCCTCCGTGCCGGGGCGCAATGACCCCTGCCCCTGCGGTTCAGGCAAAAAACACAAGAAGTGCTGTGGCTAG
- a CDS encoding aminotransferase class V-fold PLP-dependent enzyme has protein sequence MPTLADLTKTPNKLAALYSHAAVGARIMLTGHIHQAMPDCAGDAYQAHWDCLNRYGEERFEQEFEIADRVRAGFAELIHAAPERIALASSVHDLFIRFLSAMPLATRPRIVTTDAEYPSIARQLARLAEAGVEVVSVAANPASTLVERLAAQINDKTAALCVSSVNFETGHQTLELDTLMPLCEARGVALFVDAYHSVNVLSFSVEDYNLQGAFVVAGGAKYCQMGSGIAFMHVPEGADFRPVITGWFGGFDPVVDNPAATPLAYADGAARFHGSSIDMLPVFRADRVFDFFRAQNLTPEFLDDVHHHQLELLANTFKRNDFDPAVIKLSTSVEYMGGFLSFDSPHAQALSEMMRDRGVHTDYRRHWLRMGPAPYLCDEQLTDAIHALEESVHELQG, from the coding sequence ATGCCCACACTTGCCGACCTGACCAAAACCCCTAATAAACTCGCTGCCCTGTACAGCCACGCCGCTGTTGGCGCCCGCATCATGCTCACTGGCCATATTCACCAGGCCATGCCGGATTGTGCCGGTGACGCCTACCAGGCGCATTGGGATTGCCTGAACCGTTACGGCGAGGAGCGGTTCGAACAGGAATTTGAGATTGCCGATCGGGTGCGTGCCGGCTTTGCCGAGCTGATCCACGCCGCGCCTGAACGCATCGCGCTGGCGTCTTCGGTGCACGACTTGTTTATCCGCTTTCTGTCGGCGATGCCGCTGGCCACGCGTCCGAGAATCGTCACCACCGACGCGGAATATCCGTCGATTGCCCGCCAGCTGGCGCGTCTGGCCGAGGCGGGGGTAGAGGTGGTATCGGTGGCGGCCAATCCGGCCAGCACCTTGGTGGAGCGTCTGGCCGCGCAAATTAACGATAAAACGGCTGCGCTGTGTGTGTCGTCGGTCAATTTTGAAACCGGTCACCAGACACTGGAGCTGGATACGCTCATGCCGCTGTGCGAGGCCAGGGGCGTAGCGCTGTTTGTGGATGCCTACCACTCGGTAAATGTGTTGTCGTTTTCCGTAGAAGACTACAACCTGCAGGGCGCTTTTGTGGTGGCGGGTGGTGCCAAATACTGCCAGATGGGCAGCGGCATCGCGTTTATGCATGTGCCAGAAGGCGCGGATTTCAGGCCGGTAATTACCGGTTGGTTTGGCGGCTTCGATCCGGTGGTGGACAATCCCGCAGCTACGCCCCTTGCCTATGCCGATGGCGCCGCGCGTTTTCATGGTTCGTCCATTGATATGTTGCCGGTGTTCCGCGCGGACCGGGTATTTGATTTCTTCCGGGCCCAGAATCTCACGCCCGAGTTCCTGGACGACGTGCACCATCATCAATTGGAGCTGCTGGCCAACACCTTCAAGCGCAACGATTTTGATCCGGCGGTGATCAAGCTCAGCACTTCGGTGGAATACATGGGCGGCTTTTTATCCTTTGACTCACCGCACGCGCAAGCCTTGTCTGAAATGATGCGCGATCGGGGCGTGCACACGGATTACCGGCGCCACTGGCTGCGCATGGGGCCTGCGCCTTACCTGTGCGATGAACAGCTGACCGACGCGATCCATGCACTGGAGGAGTCGGTGCATGAGTTACAGGGTTAA
- a CDS encoding DUF3549 family protein, producing MSTPALHTLVDFFNATGLRYKAYDLGARIQLLAKDTFVGFESGLTPYPAPYLGKANLGLVLWREGDAQAPQIWFLRFALDEQGKLAPAERDSFLRQLLISVGENLDAASEGGKLKGVLDNNPYVWEPAEPLRAAFHAKLTHRLKLAPSAHYPDALHYLTQGPWDYWQALGLQGLADLVVRWQQTDVHKAFKASLGQLPDAVLANLAPLFEHEAIDAALTQCWIERLDSARKANQPGQATACLRAIASSEARGMVNAVIEQLLASPQLDAETLVTLATRHNQAISQPELTLPYLEQIAQLDTSAFNRIMAELLFNASLRPAWLAAFRDPHRSERLAQAIGALLGSNN from the coding sequence GTGTCGACCCCTGCCCTGCACACCCTTGTGGACTTCTTTAACGCCACCGGCCTGCGCTACAAGGCCTATGATCTGGGCGCCCGTATCCAGCTGCTGGCCAAGGACACCTTTGTGGGCTTCGAAAGCGGCCTCACCCCCTACCCGGCCCCCTATCTGGGCAAGGCCAATCTGGGCCTGGTGCTGTGGCGCGAGGGCGACGCGCAGGCGCCGCAAATCTGGTTTCTGCGCTTTGCACTGGACGAGCAAGGCAAGCTGGCACCAGCCGAGCGGGACAGCTTCCTGCGCCAGTTACTGATCAGCGTGGGGGAAAACCTGGACGCGGCCAGTGAGGGCGGCAAACTCAAGGGCGTGTTGGACAACAACCCTTACGTGTGGGAACCGGCGGAGCCGCTGCGCGCGGCCTTCCACGCCAAACTCACCCACCGGCTGAAACTCGCCCCCAGCGCACATTACCCGGACGCCCTGCACTACCTGACACAAGGCCCATGGGACTACTGGCAGGCGCTGGGCTTGCAGGGGCTGGCAGATCTGGTGGTGCGCTGGCAGCAAACCGACGTGCACAAGGCCTTCAAAGCCAGTCTTGGCCAGCTGCCCGATGCGGTGCTGGCCAACCTTGCACCGCTGTTTGAACACGAGGCCATAGACGCAGCCCTGACCCAGTGCTGGATAGAGCGCTTAGACAGCGCCCGAAAGGCCAATCAACCCGGCCAGGCCACCGCTTGCCTGCGCGCCATCGCCAGCAGCGAAGCCCGCGGCATGGTCAATGCGGTGATTGAGCAATTGCTGGCGAGCCCGCAGTTAGATGCGGAAACCCTGGTGACCCTGGCCACCCGCCACAACCAGGCCATCAGCCAGCCCGAACTCACCCTGCCCTACCTTGAGCAGATTGCCCAACTGGACACCAGCGCCTTCAACCGCATCATGGCTGAACTCCTGTTCAACGCCAGCCTGCGCCCCGCCTGGCTCGCCGCCTTCCGCGATCCGCACCGCTCCGAACGCCTGGCCCAAGCCATTGGCGCCCTGCTGGGCAGCAACAACTGA